GAACTAGGTCAATAAACTGAAGCCTGTAGCAGAACACTTGCAGCACCCACGTCAAAGTCACCTGGGGCGGTGGGAcgaggaatctgtatttttaacacaCACCCTAGGTGACTTTTATACACATTGATATTTGAGAAATGCTTCTACGGAACATTTCCAAGGAAGCAGAAAGTTCGATGTCCTGCCCCTGAGAAGGGTCCAGCCCAGTTGCACGCATTACCTAGAGcagttatttccatttctcagCTGTTCTGGAGACACATGGGGCTCCTTGGAAGTGCCTGAGTGGCTGCTGTGGGGGTGCGGTGGGCAGGATGGGCCGAGGAAGCTGCGGGAAGAGGGCTCCGGGCTCTCCAATGTTAAGTCAACTGCAGCAACTTCGGGTCCTTTTGAAGGATATTGGTCTGCTGCTTAAGATTTCATTGGAGAGAGGCTTccactgcttaaaaaaaaagattaaaagttcTTTTAACTAAAGAAAAACTTTAAGGCAGCATGTAATGACTTATGTGAGCTAGATTAAACCTAAAAACGGAGGAAGCCCCAAGTAGAAAGGGAAGTCACATGTGACTCAGGCCTCTAACAAGGCAGGCTGGGTGAGGCATTTAGCTGAGTGAGAAAGAATTCAGGAGGAGAAGATAGGGCGAAAgataaatgctttcattttttagaTTATTAATTGGAGttaaagcattcctttgtcttagAGAAGATTGTTTTAAGTGACAGCATAGTATTCCATCATCTCAATGAACTGTTATTCACTTTTTAGCAGATGTTTATAACATACTGAAATTCTATTATCTGAATGCTGCCATGGCCATTTTTGTATATTCAATgtatttttacatgttttcttAATTCTGTTATGATTAGTTGTTGGGGAAAAGTACAGATGCAAGAAGGCATATGAATTAACAGATAAACATGTGACTAATGGGACAAACTAGTTACATTGAGGTCTTAGAGGGCAAGAACGGTGTAAGGTGATGTGTGGGTGTCTTAACCCAGCCTTGCAAGTCCAGGCTGCCTTAGCCAGCAGGAGGCACTTCCTAGAGGAAAGCTGGGAGTGAGGCCTCTAGACTGGCAGGTCTGTGACACATGCCACACCCTGCTTTACCTACTAGCAGGGCCAGCCCACAGTACAGCTCCACAGTACCTTTTGCAAAACCCTTTGAGTCTGATGTTTTGAAGTTAAACATTTTTCGgattttagaaaggtaatataaactctttcttctgtgtgtgttaAGAAGCACCCCACTTAGTTATGGGGAGTGCCCTATACTCAAGCACGTGACTGTTTTTAGTAAAACACAATAGTGAATATTTggagtgagaaaaataaaaacgagAAATCCTCATGTCAGTTCAGATCCGGATTTGCAGCTAAATGACTTTGCTACCATCTCTTGTAAAATCTTTTGGCTTTTGGAATGAGGATAAGGGATTTGAGGCCTGTATGTGTTCTGAATTTGAGTAGGTAAATCTGACTCAGAGAGAGAATTCTCTCCTGTTGGTGCTCAAAGAGTTAGTCTGCTCGTCTTTTCAAACTCTTAAGGAAGTTGGGAGCTCTTCATAAATGTGCAGATGATGAGTCTAAATATTACTCTTTTCTGTactaattattacttttttttttccagagcctCTTCCATCTCCGACACTAAACTGTACATTGATTAATGAAACTGTTATAGTCCAATGCGGGATCCCTGAAGTTTACAGCAGCCATAGAGACCTTATAACGTACTCGTGGTATTGCCCTTTAGCAGGGTGTGAGGATGGCTTAGAATCATCAATATTGcatgttaaaaaggaaaatgatctcTCACAGGAAATACAGTGCACTATTAGCAACGCATTACTGAATAGTACATCATCACTTGTTTTGAGAACCTGTGTCCCAGCTGGTGAGTAAATAAATGTGTTATGGCAGAGATGCTGCATACAAGTGGGTTCCACTGATCAGTGGTGGTTTGTGGGTTTCAAACCGCAGATATAGTGGCTAACATACATTTCACAAATTTGAAATGTAAAACGGTTACAATTTTCACACACTTCCATGATAGATacaaaactaacattttttttattgaggttgtgATAATTTATAactttgtaaaatttcagttgtacattattatttgtcagtcaccatataggtgTGCCCCTTCAGCCTTTGTGCCCGCCCCCCAGCCCGCTTCCCCCTGGTAAAcactaaacagttctctttgtccgtgtgtttgtaaaactaacattttttaGCACTTTCTGTGTCAAGCACCATTCTAACACGTGTTAAttaattcaatcctcacaactCAATGAATTGGATACTagtaattttccttattttatggagagaaaacaagacacaagGAATTTAAGTTGTTCGCCCAAGGtcaacagctagtaagtggcagagcctggttTTGAAATCACGCCGTTTGGCCCCAGGGTCCGTGCTCTTAATTGTTCATCATACTGCCTCATAATACTCTTAATAACCATTGTGTTCTTAAAGGCTGTACGTGTGGTACACGAATGTGCATTCAAAACATTTGTCTGGGCTAGCACTCGATTAATAGCATGACAGTCCATCTCATCTGTGGTCTTCTTATATTGTTTGAGTATTATCATGTACATTtgtaatttacaatttttattatctatttttacatTATACTCCCAATTTGCAAACAAAAGGATCAGTGATTTGAAAGTGGttcacaaaaacataaaagaagagaTAGAAATAGTAAATACTGTAATTCACAATAATATAATTGTAAATAGTGAACAGGATTCCAAGGCAAATGGAGAATATGAGTCTCTTTGGGCTGGGGTGACATGATTCTGTGAATAAACTTTTTTCTGAACAAGCAACTGAAACAGAAAAGGGCAATTagtaaatataatgaatataaaaaacttgaattttatttgattGGTGAACTGCTCTGCCTAGGTCTCCTGTATATTGTACTTTCTGAAACTTTTCACATGATGACATAAAGCCATTAAGGTTATTTTAAGACAAAGCAGAGTGACTTCTTgggtaaagaaaacaaatatttccagaaaaagTGCAGAATGAGTTCTGATTCATAACTGATGGATTTGGTCCCTAAAGACATAGAAAAGACCAAACCCATAGAGGTGTCACTCAAAGTGGCACCATTTGCACAAGTCACACAATTGCCAAAAACCAGCTGCAAAGTTAATGACAATTTTTATGCTTGGAGCAAACATTCCTTTATTAATTCCACTTATTGGGTGTTGTATAAACCCAAGGCATATAGTGTGCTAGTGGATAGTTGCTTTCCAGTGGGGATAGCCACAAACAAAACCAGTGTGCTTTTGGCTTTGGTGTGTGTGCAGCAAACACAACCgacaaggagaaagaagatgacCATGTACAGAAGGAACAAGCAGGGTGAAATCTTGAAAAGCTGCAGGTGTTCCAAGAGGCAAAATACTTGGCGATAATGTCTAAATAAGATCTTCTATagaattatatgaaatattttaagagattttcaAGCATTTTTGTCCTTGCACAGTTTTTGTTTAACCTTTTCCATTAGAATCGAATGCCCAAGGAAGATGCTCTTCTCTGTAGATACCGTGAGAAAAGAGCATCAAGATAACATCCCTCTTGTTGACATGAAATGAGtgttataaatttgaaaacaacctttttttaaattaaataattatggtCCATCTTTCTTTGACGTTTTCCCCTAAATTGATAGTTCACATCACATTGTAGATTTTCAACATTGGAGAGACATTGCTCGATAGTTCCTTGGTTGTTTAAGTCCTGGAGTAGTGTTGATGTTTGAGACATACCTCTGGGGTCCCGTCCTTGGTCTCCACTAACCAAATGTTggaaaacctttttcttttctgcaaatctGGGGCCTGAACTTAATGACCTTAAGGGTTCTTTTCAACAATAGAAGTCTAAGGTGTCTTCTTTTCTGTGATGATTTTTGAATACTTTTCTTTGGAGTTGCATGTGTCATAAGGGATATAAATCCGTGAAGGTGTGACAGTTAAATACGCGATCTTACTTTTTCAAGCGTTGGTTTTTTATCCAGCCTTTCTAGTGCTTTTTCAGTGGAGCAACTCACGTTGACCAGCCTGCTTTTCTTTGGGAAACTCTTCTGAATAACTGTCTAGTTTGCTCCTCTCCACCACTGTTGTCGCCTGGCTGGACTAggattatttactttttaagggTGAGGAACAGATTCAACCAGCTAGAGTAATTTCCCCAAGGTCACTTAAGTAATGGAGATAGAATTAAAATTTAGGTCTTCTGAATTCCAGAGTTTTTTTCCTGTGACACCATCCTGACTCTTTACATGTCtccaaataaatcaaattaagaaaaaattttgactGATTCACAGGAAGTGGCTGGTGAAAACCATACCACGTTAAGTGATAGTACAGACTGTGGGGAATTCTACAGAAGCAGGTTTCTTCAAGCAATAAATtataaggggaagaaaaagaggtgATGGGGGAACTTAGAGGTTAAAGAGATTTAAAGACATCTCAATTAATTGCAATATATGGACTTTATTTGATCCTGattcaaacagaaaaaagtaaaaaataggagaaatttaAACAGTGACTGCCTATTTGATTATATTAAACAGTTTTTTAGGTATCATAATAGCGTGGTTATCTTTTACAAATAATCCTTGTCTTTTggaaatatatactgaaatatttatggcttAAAACCTGGATTCTCTGGAGTCAAGCAGACAAGAGTCTACGTCTCTGCCTGCTTCATAGCCAGTGGGaaagcagaggagaaggaggataGAGCACGGACCCTCCCTTTAAAGGGCACCCCAGCATAGCTTGCGCCCCTTCCATTCACACCCCCTTGGCCAGGCTGAGTTCACAGCAACACCCAGCtgagggagactgggaaatgtcaTCTTTGGCTGGCTGGCCACATGCCCATTTAAAACACAGGGGTTCTGTTGCTAAAGGATAAAGGAGAGATTGGATATTGGGGACAATAGTGTACCACTAAATGAATGTAACTTGTACCATTTTGAAACAtatacaaaattgaaaaaatttaaagaatgataTAAATAGTAAATATCATGGAGattctggtgtttttttttttttttgccccaatTGATCATCTTATGTACTCCCTGGGGTATATGCTCtgaatttggaaactcttggtCTAAGTGGGAGAGTATGGTGTCTTGGACCAGAGTGATAGCAGTGGAGGTTGGGAGAAGTGGTTCAGGTTAGGATACGTTTTGAAAATAGAACCAAGAGGATTTTCTAATGGTTTGGATGGGCAATCAGGATGTCTAATAAGAAGTATCCAAATGACTTCTAGATTTCTGCCCCAAGCACCTGGATGAATGGTGTTCCTATTTATGGAGACTGGCAAGCAGGGGGACAGCAGGTATGTGGAGGAAACACGAAGTTTGGTTTGGGACATGTTGAGATACCTGTTATATTTCAAATGGGGACATCAAGTAAGGCACTTTGATTTATGAGTCTAGGTCTCTAGTGAGTAGTTAGGGCTGGAGGTATAAATTTGGGCATAATCACAGCATAATAGGCATTTACAGCCATGGGACTAGATGAGATCACCTAGAGAGAGTAGATGTTGGAGAGAGGTGTCCTGGAACTGAGTTGTGGGGACTCCAGCATTTAGATGCTGTCAAGAGGAAGAGgatccagcaaaggagactgaaaaagaCCACTAGGGAGATAGGAATAAAACTCCAGAATGTGGTTTCTCAGAAGCCAAGTGAAGAGGGAGTGAGCAACTGTCAACAAATGGGCAGGTCAAGAAGGAAGAACAGAATTAAGCACTTGAATTGTTGTTGTCAGGTCCCCTAAAAATCTGCTGTCCCAAAATAATGACAGCATCTGGCATCATCCCATGGGATAAAGGTTTTTGGAAGAGACTCTATCATGTAGCATTAGATTcagctgtttaaaatttttttaaaagtatcagtGGCTTAAAAATGTAGATTActtcttttacattaaaaaaaaaaaattggaggtgGGCGGCCCTGGGCACATTGCTGCTTTACGAAGCTGTCAGAGCCCAGGTGCCATCCGCTCCTGCGGCTCCCTGCTGGTTCAGGTGGCAGGGTCTACAAAGGGCAGAACAGTGCGCCTTACCCTTTCAGGGAGACTTCTGAGAAGTACCACATGACCCTTCCTGCCTCTCATTGCCCAACACTTTTCACATGGTCAAACCTGGCGGCAAGAAAGGCTGAGAAATTAAGCTTTTAGTGAGTGGCAGTATGCCCAGCTGAAAATATCAAGTCTCTTACTAAAGAGGGGAGAATGGatgtgggggggggcgggggcaacTAGCAGTTTCTGGTCAGGGGCCTTTCAAATCAAACCAAGAATTCCTGCCTATTTGTTCTAACCCACTTGTGTTCCTAATAAGAGGAAAGGGTATGTGTTCAtattctcattcattttctttctcccctcccctcctgtcctctTCCTGCGCTTTTATCTGTGTTGTACTTGCTGTTAGTGACCCCTCGACCCACCTTAGCAGTGCATTGTGGTCATTTCACCATATCCTTAAGTAATCTGCCTTTGGATTTTTAGTAACTGGATAGAGACCACCTCATGAACGTACTATACTTTTCTGTtgaggacacttgggttgttttagttttttggggggtgaagattggccctgagctaacatgtgtaccaatctttctctattctgtatatgggacaccaccacagcgtgtcttgatgagtggtgtgtaggtccacacccaggatctgaacctgagaaccccaggccaccaaagtagagcgcaGGAACTCAACCACCACGCCACAGGCCGGCACCTGTTTTACCTTTTTGATGTTGTAAATAAGGCTGCAGGAAATATCTTTGTGCAATTTttagagggaggagaggggcagatCACCGATGGTTTCTGTAAGTTAACttcttagaaatggaattgcaGGGTCAAAGGACTAGCAGAGTTACCAAGAGCATCCACTCTGTAGGTCAATGCTAGTAGCTAATAGCTGTTTTTTTAAGCGTATTGACTCAATTAATGCTCAACCTGCCCTATGAGTCAGTCATATTTCTCAGTCCCATTTACGGTTAACCCCAGGAGGAGACTGAAGCACAGGGTGTGAAGCACTCACCTGACGCTGTCGTAATGCTTCAGCGAGACTGCAGGCACCTCGCTTAGCAGTGTCTGGCTGCTGGGTGATGAGCATTGTTAAGGCTTGTTATGCTCCACTGCTGCATTGCCCTACCGAACACACGAGGCCAAGTTATGCTTCCACTGGCAGTGCCAAAAGCAAAACTTGTAGTGGAATATTTGCTTCTTTCAGGAAATAACACTGGGCCTGATATGTATCAACCCTGTGCATATAAGTTTATTTAGAAATACCATCTGTTCTCTTCATACACGGTAGttgtgttctataaagtcactgtAAACAAGGAATTAACGAATTCTGAACTATATAGCTCCCAGGGGAAATATAAGGTTAGGTTCCTgccagcctctggtcacaacatttttggcaaaatatcaatacataaccttgttttatgtgtgtttctatttaaagacaccttatctagtgtatatatatgtacaaatatgttgattcattaacattgaatgCATGGTCAACAGCACTGTAACTCATGCCCAAATAAAGCTCATCTAACACAGGTGTTTTCTCCTCAAGGCACATTGCAGCCTTCTTGTGCTGAGGAACACTAGACGGCACTTCAGCACTATCCTTGGGGGCCATTTAAACAGTGAAATAGCCAACAAAAAGCactgaaatgagaaaacatgGCGCTAAATAGGACACTTGTTCATAGTATGAGAACCAAACAAGAGGGCAGAGCATTGCCTTGTCTGGCCTCAGCTGGGGACGTGGGCCTCGggcaactcaaatttttcacATTCTGCTGCGCATGTCCGCGAGACCTCGAAAGTGCTGGGAGTGTTGATTTGGGGACTACAAATAAATTTCAGCAAGTAGGTAAATTGCAAATACTGAGTCTACAAATAAGAAGGATTGACTGTATCTCTGTTTTGATCAATTCAGCTAattctatttcttgccttttgTTACAGATCATTCAAGGCACAGATATGTGCTTCTTGCAGTACCACTGTTGGTAATAGTTCTAATAGTTGTTTTTCTAGGAGGTATgtatactttcttttaaaaaaaagttttcaaactcAAATTGATTTTTCAACAGCCAGAAAATGAATAgtttgaagatgaaaataaagttttaaattttagacgtttccaaagaaacaaaattttttttgttttacttgttgTCTGGGGCTGCTGAGTGTGCCAGATCCCCAAGATTCTGTATTGTCTTAAGGTAGAATGAATCCTCAGGCCATAGAGTGCTTTCTAGGTGTAGGAACACAGCCAAATATACCCGGGACTGTTCCACAGCCTTCGTTTATCTGTGATTTGCTTCAACATACAGTTATACTTCTGCTCTCTAAGCCAGATTTGCAGAAGACCCTTTGGTCTTGGCTGCTGTGGTCATAATTTCCATGTATTATAGCCCAGAAGGAGGTCCCAGGTAGGAAGGTGCTTTTGTGGAGTTGGGTCACGTGGAATGGGTAAAATTTACCTAGTATTACCTGGGTTGCATTCCTGAGCCTTCCTCAGTTGCCTGAGATCTTGGGCCAAACTAGAAAGCAACCCATATGCCCTGAAGAACTGATGACTTGTACCCAGCCTGTTCTTTCCTGATGACAAGAAACCACTCCTCAAGTCCCAGAGGACATCGACCAGGCTGTAAACGTGAAGAGTAGATGTTCTTGAGGCCCCAACAGTTTCCATATCAGCCTGATAtgaaaactgaaaggaaatttGCGAGACTCATTTGTCACTCCCACAGGCAATGCTAAAGAGTAAGCTTTCTGCAGGGTGACAGCATCTAGGGTCCATGTCATTTCTCACTTGTGTCTTGAACCAAGTTTGCCAACTAGATTTGAGTTTTTGAAGACCTGCACTGTTCAGTACAGTAGGCCCTAGCCACATGTAGtggtttaaatataaaacttaattaattaaactaaaatttaaaattcagttccttgtttgcactagccacatttcaagtgctcactaGCCACATAAAGCTCGTGGCTACCATAACTGGACGTCCCAGATATGAAGCagttccatcattgcagaaagttctgttggtcGGTGCTGACCTGGATTATTTTGGTTGTTGGCACTAGAATATGATTTCCCGAGGATACCGTTTCCATATTATAGGTTGCAAATTCCCTGAAGCTCCCTAAGTGATAGATTATGAGTCAATTGACTCTCCTCTAAGCAAGATATAAAAGTCAGCTGAAGAAAGCTTTGAGGCATCATTACCAATGAGTAAAATATTTTGGGAGCtcaaatgttcatttaaaaaagttatttttaatccCCAAATAGCTGTATTATAGTTAATCATCTCTTTAAGAGATTGGTCCGCAGAAACCAAAATCATTTTCCACTCAGGGTTGTGGATCTATCACCAGAACACCTGAACCAGAGAAAGGCGGCACCGAGTGCCCATACAACTCCAAAACAACTGGTTGATTTAGCtgagaaaaagttagaaaattactaatgcaaaagacagaaaattactCCAGTGGTCAGTGCTGGTAGCACCGtagaacctgaaaaaaaaaaatgcttgttcTTCAGCAGGCATCTCAACCCTAAAGCCATTAATTGGGAAAGTGAGGCATTACGGAGCCTTCAGAAGGGGAGAGAGTTGAATGTGGCTCCAGTGGCTGGTTGTGGTTGACAAACACCTTTACAAGCTCACTTAAACCTATGGACTAGGCTGCTGGACCACTAGTGTGGCTCCAGCTTAGGGCTGATGCCTTTTATGGGAGGAAAGTCATGCGTACATGTGTAGGAGTGGGATCTTAACGTCCAAACCTGTGCTGTCCAAAATGGCAGCCATGAGCCACATCTGGCTGTTGAACCCTTGAAATGTGGGAGTCCAAAATGAGATGGACCATAAGTATAAAATACCCACTGGATTTATAAGTATTAAAAAAAGGCATGTAgcacctttaaaaaacaaaattaacaaggaATTTATAGCAAAACCTGGTTATTACAGTGCTATAAAAAAGGCATGTAAAATATCAatgtttatattgattacatgttaaaatgatagtATTTTTGATATGTTGggctaataaaatatattatgaaaattaatttcacctatttctttgtACTTTGTAATGTGGctactgaaaatttaaaattgcttatgTGGCTCACGTTATACTCTTATTAGACAGCGCTAGTCCAAACCATTTtagccctcccttcctctttagCCTTATGCACAGGCTGCTGCAGAAATAACcattttcttaacagtttttgtttttctatcttctGATGACCAATTTTTGAACAACTCATTGGACCAACTTGGTACCCAGTATGATTTAGGCATTTAGGAGAGTAGGAAACCCCAGCTTGACAGAGCTCCAGTTGAGAGTTTTCTAGATTCAGGTCTCTGATAGGCTGTCAGTAACTCCAGATTTCAGCCTCTCTTGAAAGTTCTTTAATTGAgataaacatttcttcttttgtagcTTTTCAGAGATGGAGAGCAGAATGATTCAGAACCACTTGAGTTCCCTGTAGACTGTGCAGTGGGTAAGTTGTAGATCGTGTACTAGAGCCGGGACAGCCCTGATGTAGAGGCCTGTTTCCTGGGGAGCCAGACACTACTTATCTGTCTGTTGCCTTGAACAGTAATAAGTAATGTCAGCAGATATACTAACCACGGTTCATTAAACACAGATCGTGTGCCAGGCGCCTGCTAGCTGCTTTCCATATATCATCTCCTTGAACCTCTTGATGATACCTTGCATGAGGGTCTCATTACCACTTGCTTAGAGACAGCAGACATGAGACTCAGAGACGTCGAGTCccagtggtagagctgggattcacgTCTAGGTCTTCAGACTCCAAGGGTTATACTGTTTGTTAACCACCACAATGtactccctccttctcccatccCAGGAAAACTGGACCAAGGACTGGGTTCTCTTCAGGAGCCAGGGTCAGAGCTGGGCCTGTAGCATGAACAAAAGATAGGACGCAAACACAGTCAACAGCAGCAAAGGCAATTAAGTAAATTGCCATAAGGAGGCTCCGGAAGACCCCCTCCTGGCAAATCCCCCTGGTGGTCAGGAGGCAGGGGCCTGGGAGCTGGGCTTTGAGGGATGAAGGGAAGAGTAAAGGCCCAGGGTGGTAAAGGGCAGGATAGAGAAGTGAGTCATCCTCTTTGGGGCAGCAAATGTTGGTGGAAGAGAGGGCgatggggctggaggggcaggttGGGCCAGGCAAAGATACTGAAACAGAGTTGCCAAGAGGTTTGGGTGGCTTTTTTTGGGAAACTACTGAGGATTTTTGAGCAGAGCTATGCTTTAGAAAGGTCACTCTGCTGGCAAAACATAGGGTGAATTAATAGAcaagaggctggagctggggacgCTGGTTagtgaataaaggaaataatccaGCCAAGCAGAGGAGAGGGCCCGAATCGGGGTGGCTGTG
This Equus przewalskii isolate Varuska unplaced genomic scaffold, EquPr2 ChrUn-13, whole genome shotgun sequence DNA region includes the following protein-coding sequences:
- the CD58 gene encoding lymphocyte function-associated antigen 3 isoform X1 produces the protein MAAASAPGLAAGVLGAFCLVLWFDVISCEQLSSAQSVFGVVNKSVTFLTASSTPIKDILWKKGKDKVVEKEENLDESVYPPFRERILLNIVTGDLTIFNLSSSDEDEYEFESTSIKDSIKFSLTVFEPLPSPTLNCTLINETVIVQCGIPEVYSSHRDLITYSWYCPLAGCEDGLESSILHVKKENDLSQEIQCTISNALLNSTSSLVLRTCVPADFCPKHLDEWCSYLWRLASRGTADHSRHRYVLLAVPLLVIVLIVVFLGAFQRWRAE